The following coding sequences lie in one Homalodisca vitripennis isolate AUS2020 chromosome X, UT_GWSS_2.1, whole genome shotgun sequence genomic window:
- the LOC124368630 gene encoding uncharacterized protein LOC124368630 yields MMFKKLICFCLLVTIVRTDLTDEISSSIDTTPPTPNSVVQHFEELQKDGTNPKHNGISPRSSGSLFGLGIGANLLDVHAGAGIGHGRGGYGDMGQGFVGEPAGGHYPQQPRYPQFPWYPQPPRYPGSMETRMLFYPDYPPDYIRL; encoded by the exons ATGATGTTTAAGAAACTCATCTGTTTCTGCCTGCTAGTAACGATAGTTCGCACCGACTTAACg GACGAGATCTCCAGCTCCATAGACACAACTCCCCCAACACCCAACAGTGTGGTCCAACATTTTGAAGAACTTCAGAAAGATGGAACAAATCCTAAGCATAATGGAATTTCTCCTCGCTCCTCGGGCTCGCTTTTCGGACTTGGGATCGGTGCAAATCTCTTAGACGTGCATGCAGGTGCAGGTATAGGCCATGGCCGTGGAGGATATGGTGATATGGGCCAAGGGTTTGTTGGCGAACCTGCGGGAGGCCATTATCCACAACAACCCCGGTATCCACAATTCCCATGGTATCCACAACCTCCACGGTACCCTGGATCCATGGAAACACGAATGCTTTTCTATCCAGATTACCCTCCGGATTATATACGCTTGTAG